In Triticum aestivum cultivar Chinese Spring chromosome 5B, IWGSC CS RefSeq v2.1, whole genome shotgun sequence, the following proteins share a genomic window:
- the LOC123115863 gene encoding CASP-like protein 2B1, translated as MAGPAERKMKVWELVLRCLVGGFGAVAAALVVTDSQTRTFFSLERRAKYTDMKALVLLVAANGAAVVYSLLQAARCAVAMARGGGALVMSRRVLAWSVFSGDQLLAYAMLAATAAALQSSLLGKLGQPELQWMGICGLYGAFCRQVGAGIACAVVAGLAAVLLASFSAFNLFRLYGGNKGSNSTRNGATWY; from the coding sequence ATGGCGGGTCCGGCGGAGAGGAAGATGAAGGTGTGGGAGCTGGTGCTGCGGTGCCTCGTCGGCGGCttcggcgcggtggcggcggcgctggtggtCACCGACAGCCAGACCAGGACCTTCTTCTCCCTCGAGCGGAGGGCCAAGTACACCGACATGAAGGCTCTGGTGCTCCTGGTGGCCGCCAACGGCGCTGCCGTCGTGTACAGTCTACTGCAGGCGGCGCGCTGTGCCGTGGCGATGGCGAGGGGAGGCGGCGCGCTGGTCATGAGCAGAAGGGTGCTCGCCTGGTCGGTCTTCTCCGGCGACCAGCTGCTGGCGTACGCGATGCTggccgcgacggcggcggcgctgcagTCGTCGCTGCTCGGGAAGCTCGGGCAGCCGGAGCTGCAGTGGATGGGGATCTGCGGCCTCTACGGCGCCTTCTGTAGGCAGGTCGGCGCGGGCATCGCGTGCGCCGTCGTCGCCGGACTCGCCGCCGTGCTCCTCGCATCCTTCTCCGCGTTCAACCTGTTCCGCCTCTACGGCGGCAACAAGGGGAGCAATAGTACTAGAAACGGCGCAACGTGGTACTAG